One Polynucleobacter sp. SHI8 genomic window, CTAAAGAACATGATGCTTCACACTTTTTATCACCGATGCCTGTTTCGATGTCAATGGGTATAGGTTCTGACCCTACACAAATGCGTGTGGCAACGATCCAAAACACCAATGGACAGGCTATTACTCTTGCGAATAAACATAAGGATAAACGTGATCCTTCAACTTGGAAAGGTATGAAATTTGCTGTTCCATTTGAATACTCGATGCATAACTTCTTACTACGTTACTACGTATCTCAATTTGGTCTTGATCCTGACAAAGATATTCAAATTCGTGTAACACCCCCGCCAGAAATGGTTGCTAATTTACGTGCGGGCAATATCGATGGTTTCTTAGGGCCTGATCCATTTAATCAAAGAGCTGTTTATGATGAAATAGGATTTATTCACATTCTGACAAAAGAAATCTGGAATGGTCACCCATGCTGTGCATTTGGAACTTCTGAAGAGTTCATTAAACAAAATCCAAATACGTTTGCAGCACTCTATCGCGCCGTTTTAAATGCGGCAGCAATGGCGAGCGATCCGAAGAATCGTCCTTTAATCGCGAAAGTCATTTCTCCACAAAATTACTTGAATCAACCAGAAACTGTAGTGATGCAAGTATTGACTGGTAAATTTGCTGATGGACTGGGTAATGTGCAAAATGTGCCTGATCGTATCGATTTCAATCCAATTCCTTGGTACTCAATGGCCACTTGGATGCTTACCCAAATGCAGCGCTGGGGTTATGTCAAGGGTGATGTGAACTACAAAGCATTATCTGAAAAGATATTTTTATTAACGGATGCTAAAAAATATATGGCAGAAGTCCAAATGGAA contains:
- a CDS encoding CmpA/NrtA family ABC transporter substrate-binding protein, which encodes MNKLNPFDPNQPLFAGCSCGKHRSHEEHFQDAEKMSQDFIEASLVKALFPDEVRRRAFIKAVGVGGAMSALSGFLPVDSLQAMAQEKGTLEKKDLKIGFIAITCATPLIMADPLGFYKKQGLNVSLNKTAGWALIRDKMLSKEHDASHFLSPMPVSMSMGIGSDPTQMRVATIQNTNGQAITLANKHKDKRDPSTWKGMKFAVPFEYSMHNFLLRYYVSQFGLDPDKDIQIRVTPPPEMVANLRAGNIDGFLGPDPFNQRAVYDEIGFIHILTKEIWNGHPCCAFGTSEEFIKQNPNTFAALYRAVLNAAAMASDPKNRPLIAKVISPQNYLNQPETVVMQVLTGKFADGLGNVQNVPDRIDFNPIPWYSMATWMLTQMQRWGYVKGDVNYKALSEKIFLLTDAKKYMAEVQMEIPSLAKTGYKKFNIMGKEFDANQASAYLNSFPKKS